In a single window of the Streptomyces sp. NBC_00094 genome:
- a CDS encoding geranylgeranyl reductase family protein produces the protein MPEDVGADEAAEVWDVVVVGAGPAGASAAYAAAVAGRRVLLLEKSELPRYKTCGGGIIGPSRDSLPPGFELPLQDRVHAVTFSLDGRFARTRRSRRMLFGLINRPEFDAQLVEHAQKAGAQLRTGATVSRVEQHGPSVPDRRTVAVVLADGETVLARAVVGADGSASRIGAHVGVKLGQVDLGLEAEIPVPPSVAEDWKGRVLIDWGPMPGSYGWVFPKGDTLTVGVISARGEGAATKRYMEDFVARLGLAGFEPTISSGHLTRCRSDDSPLSRGRVLVCGDAAGLLEPWTREGISYALRSGRLAGEWAVRVAEANDAVDARRQALNYAFAIKAGLGVEMAVGRRMLALFERRPGLLHATITGFRPAWNAFADITRGSATLGGMVRSNGMARRALEILDKRMDTSAGVGPAGRGVTARERAGSGAEADGQELPDTGEAAEATAAKGTEGTEGPDGTRSATAAKGADGADGAETTGAAGAAEAADQV, from the coding sequence GTGCCCGAGGACGTGGGCGCGGACGAGGCGGCGGAGGTCTGGGACGTGGTCGTGGTCGGCGCCGGCCCGGCCGGCGCGTCCGCGGCCTACGCGGCGGCGGTCGCCGGCCGCCGGGTCCTGCTCCTGGAGAAGTCGGAGCTGCCCCGGTACAAGACCTGCGGCGGCGGCATCATCGGCCCCTCCCGGGACTCCCTTCCGCCCGGCTTCGAACTGCCCCTCCAGGACCGGGTGCACGCCGTCACCTTCTCCCTGGACGGCCGTTTCGCCCGCACCCGCCGCTCGCGCCGGATGCTCTTCGGGCTCATCAACCGGCCGGAGTTCGACGCGCAGCTCGTCGAGCACGCCCAGAAGGCGGGCGCCCAGCTGCGGACCGGCGCCACGGTGAGCCGGGTCGAGCAGCACGGTCCGTCCGTGCCGGACCGGCGGACCGTCGCGGTCGTCCTCGCCGACGGCGAGACCGTCCTCGCGCGGGCGGTCGTCGGCGCCGACGGCAGTGCCAGCCGCATAGGGGCACATGTGGGGGTGAAGCTCGGCCAGGTCGACCTGGGCCTGGAGGCGGAGATCCCGGTGCCGCCGTCCGTGGCCGAGGACTGGAAGGGCCGCGTCCTCATCGACTGGGGCCCGATGCCCGGCAGTTACGGGTGGGTCTTCCCCAAGGGCGACACGCTGACCGTCGGCGTCATCTCGGCGCGCGGCGAGGGCGCCGCCACCAAGCGGTACATGGAGGACTTCGTCGCCCGGCTCGGTCTCGCCGGCTTCGAGCCCACGATCTCCTCCGGGCACCTGACGCGCTGCCGCAGCGACGACTCGCCGCTCTCCCGCGGCCGGGTCCTGGTCTGTGGTGACGCGGCCGGACTCCTGGAGCCGTGGACGCGCGAGGGCATCTCGTACGCGCTCCGCTCGGGGCGCCTCGCGGGGGAGTGGGCGGTCAGGGTCGCCGAGGCGAACGACGCGGTCGACGCCCGGCGCCAGGCACTGAACTACGCCTTCGCCATCAAGGCGGGCCTCGGCGTGGAGATGGCGGTCGGGCGCCGGATGCTCGCGCTCTTCGAGCGGCGCCCGGGGCTGCTGCACGCCACGATCACGGGCTTCCGCCCCGCCTGGAACGCCTTCGCCGACATCACGCGGGGCTCGGCCACGCTCGGTGGCATGGTCCGCTCGAACGGCATGGCCCGGCGGGCGCTGGAGATCCTGGACAAGCGGATGGACACCTCGGCGGGCGTCGGCCCGGCGGGTCGCGGCGTCACGGCGCGGGAGCGCGCGGGGTCCGGGGCCGAGGCCGACGGCCAGGAGCTCCCGGACACGGGAGAGGCGGCGGAGGCCACGGCTGCGAAGGGCACGGAAGGCACGGAAGGCCCGGACGGCACCCGGAGCGCCACGGCTGCGAAGGGCGCGGACGGAGCGGACGGGGCGGAGACCACCGGGGCCGCCGGGGCTGCCGAGGCCGCGGACCAGGTCTGA
- a CDS encoding nitroreductase family deazaflavin-dependent oxidoreductase, with translation MSAQPAASGTPTDPTGLTSPATPATPTGPTSPTAHVIKPGWFTVNVLNRAVAWMTRRGISVWGSRVLAVRGRKSGEWRRTPVNLLTVDGAQYLVAPRGHVQWTHNMRAAGGGRLHLGKHAQDFTAVELSDDDKPALLRAYLKRWKAEVGVFFGGVGPDSSDAELRAIAPKHPVFRITTTGPATPAA, from the coding sequence ATGTCCGCTCAGCCCGCCGCCTCCGGTACGCCCACCGACCCCACTGGGCTCACCAGCCCCGCCACTCCCGCCACCCCCACAGGCCCCACCAGCCCCACCGCGCACGTCATCAAGCCCGGCTGGTTCACCGTGAACGTCCTCAACCGCGCCGTCGCATGGATGACCCGTCGGGGCATCAGTGTCTGGGGCTCCCGGGTCCTCGCCGTCCGAGGCCGCAAGAGCGGCGAATGGCGCCGCACCCCCGTCAACCTCCTGACGGTGGACGGCGCCCAGTACCTCGTGGCCCCGCGCGGCCACGTCCAGTGGACCCACAACATGCGTGCCGCCGGCGGCGGTCGGCTGCACCTCGGCAAGCACGCCCAGGACTTCACCGCCGTCGAGCTGAGCGACGACGACAAGCCCGCACTGCTCCGCGCCTACCTCAAGCGCTGGAAGGCCGAGGTCGGCGTCTTCTTCGGCGGGGTCGGCCCCGACTCCTCCGACGCGGAACTCCGCGCCATCGCGCCGAAGCACCCCGTCTTCCGCATCACGACGACGGGCCCCGCCACCCCGGCCGCATGA